The Heteronotia binoei isolate CCM8104 ecotype False Entrance Well chromosome 14, APGP_CSIRO_Hbin_v1, whole genome shotgun sequence genome has a window encoding:
- the GAN gene encoding gigaxonin, translated as MSVGAQGSAVSDPQHPARLLRALSSFREEGRFCDAHLVLEGEEIPVQTNILAAASPYIRTKLNYNPPKEDGSTYKIELEGISVEIMKEILDYIFSGQIKLNEDTIQDVVQAADLLLLTDLKTLCCEFLEGCIAAENCIGIRDFALHYCLRHVHYLASEYLETHFRDVSTSEEFLELNPQKLKEVLSLEKLNVGNERHVFEAVLRWIGHDPELRKVHMKDVMSAVWVSGLDSAYLREQMLSEPLVREIVKECNNIPLTPPQQGEAMLASFKPRGYSECIVTVGGEERVSRKPSATVRCMCPLYDPNRQLWIELASISSPRINHGVLSAEGFLFVLGGQDDNKVTLNSGEKYDPDTNSWSPLTPMNEARHNFGLVEIDGVLYVLGGEDGERELISMESYDIYNRTWTKQPDLTMVRKIGCYAAMKKKIYAMGGGSYGKLFESVECYDPRTQQWTAICPLKERRFGAVACGVASELYVFGGVRSRDDNQSSEMVTCKSEFYHDEFKRWIYLNDQNLCIPASSSFVYGAVPIGASIYVIGDLDTGTNYDYVREFKRSTGTWHHTKPLFPSDLRRTGCAALRIANCKLFRLQLQQGLFRIRVPSP; from the exons ATGTCTGTGGGGGCGCAGGGCAGCGCCGTGTCGGACCCCCAGCACCCGGCTCGGCTCCTGCGGGCGCTCAGCTCCTTCCGCGAGGAGGGCCGCTTCTGCGACGCCCACCTGGTGCTCGAGGGCGAGGAGATCCCGGTGCAGACCAACATCTTGGCCGCCGCCAGCCCTTACATCAG aaCAAAGCTGAACTACAATCCGCCAAAGGAAGATGGTTCAACTTATAAAATTGAACTTGAAGGGATATCTGTTGAAATTATGAAAGAGATATTGGACTACATCTTCAGTGGACAG ATCAAGCTAAATGAAGACACCATCCAGGATGTAGTGCAAGCTGCTGACCTCTTGCTGCTTACGGACCTAAAAACCCTGTGCTGCGAGTTCCTTGAGGGTTGTATTGCTGCTGAGAACTGTATCGGAATCCGGGACTTTGCACTTCACTATTGTTTGCGTCATGTGCATTACCTCGCTTCAGAATACCTGGAAACACACTTCCGGGATGTCAGCACTTCAGAGGAATTCCTGGAACTAAATCCTCAGAAATTAAAAGAAGTGTTGTCCTTGGAGAAGCTCAATGTTGGGAATGAAAGACATGTTTTTGAAGCAGTCCTTAGATGGATTGGCCATGATCCTGAATTAAGAAAG GTTCACATGAAGGATGTCATGTCAGCTGTCTGGGTATCTGGGCTGGACTCTGCTTACTTGCGTGAACAAATGCTGAGCGAGCCACTGGTACGGGAGATTGTCAAAGAATGTAACAACATTCCACTCACACCGCCACAACAAGGGGAGGCAATGCTAGCTTCTTTTAaacccagagggtactcagagtGCATTGTGACTGTCGGTGGTGAAGAAAGAGT TTCTCGGAAGCCATCAGCAACTGTGCGATGTATGTGTCCTCTCTATGATCCAAACAGACAACTCTGGATAGAACTAGCCTCTATTAGTTCACCCAGGATAAATCACGGTGTACTTTCAGCTG AAGGGTTCCTGTTTGTACTTGGAGGTCAAGATGATAACAAAGTCACTTTAAATTCTGGGGAGAAGTACGACCCAGATACGAATTCATGGAGCCCTCTCACACCAATGAATGAG GCACGGCACAATTTTGGTTTAGTGGAGATTGACGGTGTGTTATACGTTCTGGGAGGTGAGGACGGAGAGCGGGAGCTCATCTCCATGGAGTCCTATGACATTTATAATAGGACTTGGACAAAGCAGCCAGACCTGACCATGGTTAGGAAG ATTGGTTGCTATGCAGCTATGAAAAAAAAGATCTATGCAATGGGCGGTGGCTCATATGGCAAACTTTTCGAATCTGTTGAATGTTATGACCCAAGGACCCAGCAATGGACTGCAATCTGTCCCTTGAAAGAAAGGAG GTTTGGAGCAGTGGCCTGCGGTGTGGCTTCAGAGCTCTATGTCTTTGGGGGCGTGAGAAGTCGTGATGATAATCAGTCCAGCGAAATGGTGACGTGCAAATCAGAATTCTATCACGATGAATTTAAAAG GTGGATCTACCTGAATGACCAGAACTTATGCATCCCAGCTAGTTCTTCATTTGTATACGGAGCTGTGCCCATCGGAGCTAGCATTTATGTGATTGGAGACCTTGACACAG GTACCAACTATGATTATGTTCGAGAATTTAAAAGAAGTACTGGAACTTGGCACCACACGAAGCCGCTGTTCCCTTCTGATCTTCGCCGTACCGGATGTGCAGCATTGCGTATTGCAAACTGCAAACTCTTCCGACTACAACTCCAGCAAGGGCTGTTCCGCATTCGTGTTCCTTCTCCTTGA